Within Acidimicrobiales bacterium, the genomic segment GGCCGGCCCAGGCGCTCCATGAGCAGGGCGCCCCGGTCGGCGTCGAACCGGTAGAGGCCCGGACATCCGTCCCCATCGGCGAGGCGGAGAACCGTCGCCTCGTTGGAGGGATCGTTCCCCAACCCCCGTATGAGCACCTTCAGGACCGCGGGGGTCCCGTCCGCCCGGGTTGCTTCGGCCACGAAGGCCTCGGTGCCGCCCTCGTACGGCCGGCCCACGGCGATCGACCAGTCGGCCTCCAGGCTCGAGACCAGGCCCGGCAGTCGCTCGAGCCAGTCCTCGGCGCCAGCGGCCCGGGCCTTGTTGGCCACGACGGCCGAGACCTCGATCACCCCCGGAGTCTCACATCCGCACCCCCGGCGTGCCCTGCTCGGTGCTGATCTTCTCCAGCCTCTGCACGCTGGCCGCCATGGACTCACGGACGGACTTGCTCCCATTGATCCACTGGGCGCCCTCGCGGACCCTCGCAGCATGTCGGACCCGTCGAACGTCGGATGGCGTTGCGGTTCCACCAGGATCTCGAAGATGAGGGCCGTCGGGGCTGCGATCCCGGGCTACTTTCGATCGGCGTCGCTCCGTCGAGCTTAGGATTCGTCCGCCGATGGTCGCGTACCCGGGAACAGCATTCGGGGCTGTTCTTGAGCAGATGTACCACCGGGTGGGTGTCGATGCCCTGCCCACCCATCTCGAGACATCGTATGGCATCATCGTGACCAGGGTTGAGCGGCTCGACGTGGGCGTCTTCCGCGTCGACCACGGTGGGACCGGGGCGCCCCTCGTAGCTCGACTGTTCCCGGCAGCCCGCCCCCGAGCAGCCGCCGAAGCCGACCTCGCCGTGCTGCGGTACCTCGCTGAAGTCGGCTTTCCCGCAGAGCGGCCCTTTGGCGAGAGTCCTATCAGCGTCCACGACGGCCAGGCAGTGCTGGTCACGGAGTTCGTCAAGCAGGTCGTCAAGGCCAGGCGGCCGGCCTACCCGATCCTCGCTCTCGGGGCCATGGTAGGGAGACTTCACCAGTTGCCAATCCCTGCCGGCGCCGATCGGCCTGCCGGCGCCCTGCACCACTTCGCCGACGGGACCATGGGAGATGAGCTGCGCGCCGCGGCGGTATGGCTCGATGAGGTCAAGGCGCGGGAGCCGGCTACCGGGGCCGGAGCCCTCGAGGCGTTGCGCGGTGCGGTAGCCACCGCCGACGGAGGAGATGACCTGCCCGAGGCCTTCGTTCATCCGGATCCCGTCCCGAAGAATGCGATCTTCACCGCCACGGGACCGGTACTGATCGACTGGACCTCGGCCGGGAGAGGTCCCCGCCTGGCGTCCCTGACCCTCATATTGAGATCGGGGTGGGCTGCGGTGCCCTTCATGAAGGGATATATCCGTGAAGTCGATCTCAATGAGGAGGAGCGCGACCGGCTCGCCGGACTGCTGTTCAGCCGAGCGATCATCGACATCGTCTTCCGGGTGTGTCTGGATCCGAAGACCGCTCCCGGCGCCGCCAAGAGGTTGCCCCTTCTTCGCCGCCAATGCGACGTCAAGGCCAGTGACCTGGCGAGCTGAATCCCGTCGAGTGCCGCCGCAGAGGCCATAGCGGCGAGGCGGCCCACGATGGGCCTACACGCGCAGTGACTGCCGCGACCGGCGGGGTCCGGCTGAAGGGCCGCCGTCGTTGGC encodes:
- a CDS encoding phosphotransferase, whose amino-acid sequence is MVAYPGTAFGAVLEQMYHRVGVDALPTHLETSYGIIVTRVERLDVGVFRVDHGGTGAPLVARLFPAARPRAAAEADLAVLRYLAEVGFPAERPFGESPISVHDGQAVLVTEFVKQVVKARRPAYPILALGAMVGRLHQLPIPAGADRPAGALHHFADGTMGDELRAAAVWLDEVKAREPATGAGALEALRGAVATADGGDDLPEAFVHPDPVPKNAIFTATGPVLIDWTSAGRGPRLASLTLILRSGWAAVPFMKGYIREVDLNEEERDRLAGLLFSRAIIDIVFRVCLDPKTAPGAAKRLPLLRRQCDVKASDLAS